TCCGAGCAAACTCAGTTCGAACACGTGTAAACCAAGGCATTTTGCCTACCTAAGTGTGGGCACTTCGCTGCTTTTTGGCTATAGAAGTTCATTCGTTGTTCTCGTGATCGCAGACTGGAGATGGGTTTTGATCTCAGCCAAGAGTGCTAATGTCTTAAGAGGTTTTCTTGGACGATATATAGGAGAGAAGGTACATAGTAAGAAGACTTTGGGAAGATATTGTGCGGTGACTGAAAGTGAGGCACGCAGTGTTAATTATGTATATACCGTCTGATCACAGATAAATGGGAGCTTCAGTTTGCCAGCAGTGGGTGACTCCTGGAATTTGCATATACGACCATTCCTACCCAGATAAATACCAAATGTCGGTAGACAATCTCTCTGTAACAGATTGTTCTTCTGGGATCTTAGTTTATGCGAAGCGGCATTCGCAGATTTTCCACAACTACGTGGGCTTTTCCATCACTGCATTTATATAACCAGCGAGAATACAGGCACTCCTATATGTGTTGTCTTCTAACCGAAGGAATAGAAGTGTATCCGGGTATTGCCAATGGTTATTCTGCTAAGCCCCTGGCCCAATGCCCAATATCTTGCCTCGACTGGAAATTGCAATACAGCTCTTGTACTTTGAAGGACATAGGAAAGTGCCTTATCACCTCTCAGTCCATCTTTCATCAACATGTTTCATACTACGTTAAAATGAATCGGTGATTGGAAAATGCAGCAGGATTGTTCCCACCAGGGGACGGGTTCACGGTTGAATGATTCGGGGATTACAGGTCAACGAAGAATGAGCTCCTAGATTGATTATTACTGGAATATATGGGTCCTCCATATTGAAGTTGTCGTATAACAATCACAACGACATGTGAATTCCCTGTAGCAACTTAGAGTCTAGTGGAGCCACAAATCTCGAAGACCTACCATACAGTAAATGCAACGATAACCACAAATGTTCACTTTATCTTTACTCCCCAGTCAAAAGTATTTTAAGACACATATTCGTTTAGCCCAAGATTCCACAAGATACAATCCTTCTTCGAATCAGTTAACATGGGAATCTTAGTACCAGCCGCGTAACTGCATTTATTGATTAATCTCCGCAAAGACCATTGGGAGCCCGATCAATACAGAGCTCCTCAGGTTCACCTACCATGTGCTGGATAGATGAACTTCCATAAATCAATAATACTATTAGCTAGAAGTTACGAGTTAATGCAAAACAATGTAGTTTGGTTTGGCCTTATCGGCCcttttcatttattttttattttttatttctatttttattttttttttatttttttttttatctttttttgatATATCTTTTCTGGTACCTCGAGTAGCTGTTGAAATGCACACAGAGGTACTTGTTTTCGGCCTAATACACCCGTGTATATGGTAAACTATGCCACCAGGTCTATCAAATCGTCTTGCAGAGCCTCTAGACGGTTTTCCAAAGCATGGACTGACAAAGCCAGAATGAGGTCTTCATCacttgatgatgatggaacTCTTTGTCTATTCCACACACCGCGTTCACCATATAGGGGGCACACATAAACAGTAGTGTTATCCGCGTCTGGTGGTACTGCATGTCTGTCAAGGATCTTAAATGTTCCGGATTTAACGAGCTGATGTATCAGCTTCCAAAAATCCGCATCCTTCTTAGGTACCCTGCCCTGCGAATCGTCGGgactgtctttcttcttttcgagAAAGAACACCGCACATAGGTTCTCGTTAATCGGATTATCCATTTTATGTTGATGGATAGGTAGTGGTGTTTGAGATGGTGATCTAAAGTAAATATGAGTAGATGGTTGTGACTGTAGGTGGAAGGACATATGGGAAATGAAGAGGGTATTTATACTAAGCCATTTCTGGACTGAATAGACTATCTATATGGAAGATGTCGTTAGTTGTTGAGTTTCCATATGATGAGCCTTTGACCAAGCGTAAGACCAACCCAGTGATGTAATGTTCTATAATGCAATTTTGAGTGTGCCATATCCCGTCTATGTTAATTAGTAAAATGCCACAGAGGCTGGTATAAAGAAATGCTAGACAACAGGAGTAGGTCCGTCCCACTCTGGGTTCTTTCCATGGTACAATTGCAGATAAAGAACAAGGATACTTTCTTACGAGGATTTTGCATTAGGTACTTCCCTGAAAGGGTTTCAGAAAGGTTAAGGAATGCTACTGAATTATTGTTGGTTTCATACCAATTCTCTATAATGAGGCTTTTGATGTTCAGTACAACGAGACTTGCAACGATTATTATCCGGCTACAATGCCGTACCTTGCTTATATGTGGGAATTCAAACAAAGGGATCTGTTGTAAAAGTCCATTATATTAATGGGGTATATCTAGATGGACAAAGGGCTTCTGAAACAAATCTATGTCAAGGCATGtgcctctttctttttaccgAGACCGCATGAGGAGACTATATTGCGAGAGAGAGAATGCCAGCAAATGGAGCGGGACTCGGGAATGTTTGGTAGGAGGGTTAGGTATCTTGGAAAACAGGCCTCGAAGTTCTTTTGTACATCACGGCCAAGGGGAAAGCCTAAGCTGACTGCGGGGTACTTGGAATTATACTTATGTATAATAAGTGGTGAGAATATTACCATAGAGAGGTAACTGCGATAGCTCTAGACGAAGTAAGTGAAAGGCAGAGACTCCCGTATCTTGATCCAGGAACAGTATAGAACAGGTAGGTTTGATACAAGCAGAAGTGCCTCTGAGGATCTTTGACACTAGGTTCTTGACCCTCTTCCTTACTTCATTTCTCCCCTTGTTCCTATTATTCTGTATACTGTGCAAATATTGGATAAGGCTGTAGCATCCGGGTATAGTCTTCACCACGGAGAGATTAGATGTCAAGGCAAACATCGGCTACTTTGTTGGATTAATATGCGACTTGGTATGATACTGCCCAAGGATAAGTGCCTTCCGCAGACTAACTACAATTGCAACACCGGATGCACTTCATGTCGTACTTAGCTTTAGTGTCGTTTAGAGCCAGAGATGTGGGTTATACATCCTTGCTTTTGTTACAATATACTATCCAACATGAGTGGATTAGCTCGTCTAGTTGGCACTTGGGTTAATAACGACATCAAGATGAAGTGTCATAGGGTTACCATCTTCAAAGGGTCTTGCACACTGGGAAGAATTTACACTTGAGTGCTCTTGCTGGACGTGAATGGACCCTTTTTGTTCTGCTAATTTTAGCTGGTCTTTGACATAGTAATAGCCATACGTGATAGTAACCCTGGATCCAGAATTTCCATATCATCgactaaaaagaaaaacaaaagagtaTACGACCATAATGATCATACAAGTAATGAAAAGAATCTTGTTCCACTTTTGCTCAACCACCGCCCCTCCCATCCTCAATTTCTAATTCTTCATTgtccaaaggaaagaaaatagcAAGTACCAGCAATTTCGAAGGATAAAATGGTCACTGTGAAGTCCACAAAATGCCGTCCACCCAGCTCAAGCCCCATTGGAACCGCTAGCCTCCTCAGGCAAATCGATCTTGAAAAGATCATCGATTGCTTTCAAGAGAGTTACTTGAACCCCCTCAAGACCAGCCTCTACAGCGGTCTTGAACACCTTTTCAAACACGTCCCACTGTTTCTTATTAAGTTCCATGATGTTCTTCCGGGCCGGTTCAAGAGCCTTCCAAAAGCTTTCCAAGATCTCGTTTTCGGTTGGCTCACTCCCATTCGAGTTCACCAGAACCGACATGGTGTGTCCATCTTCGGCCTTGATTTCATCCTCGGAATATAAGGTCGTACGGTGAATGATCTCCCACTTTCCTTGTATGATGAGACGTCCACAGGCTTGATAAAACATCATGTAGCCATCTTTACGTGCGACATTTGCTGTGACCTTTGCGTAGCAGTATTTGCCTaagtcttcttcttttgcttcggGTTGTTtgcctttgccttttttgTCTTGTGGACGATACGTGTCGTACTTGGTGGTGCGTGTGTAGATGCGTCTCGGGGCCATATCTGGCTTTCTTGAGGGACTTGGGAAGGAGTGTTGTGTTGTAGTAACGGAGTGGATATGGAATAGAGATAAAATGTTATTGGCGATAGATCTAAGACGGGATTGATTTCTGGGAGGTTTGTATGTCGGATCATTTTGGGCGTAGCCCTCACGCTGAATGATTCTATAACTGGATCGCGACTTCTAAATTCGTCGAGGGTGGTCGTTGAAGCATTTTTAGAGCAGTATCCCATCGCAGCTTCCTTGCGATCTGATCAGGTAGAGGTCAATTCTTCAAgggttattattatagacATAGATTATACTGTAACATGCAGTTTGATATCTCAACGCCAGATAAACAGGGTTCCGTTTTAAAGCGACTCTATATGCCCCTCAGTTCAAGGCTACTTTCGGGGTAGTTCGGTAGGGAGGAGACAATTCCTGGTACGTATACATGACAGCGGATGGAGGTTCCAGTGATGACGGCATCGTCTCAACACCCTGACCGTGTCCAGGAATCATGccctccttcctttctataCAACAAGGTGTTTCTTGCAGGGCAGTCATGCGTTATATAGGTGGTCAGGTGGCTAGTTCGCATACTTGCTCCATGAGCGGAGTCTTTTGCCGTACTGATTTGTCATTCATTAGAAATGTTGGTCTTCAAGAAATAGCGGGGCTGCTTACGCGTTCCAAGATAAATGGCAGAGGAACCATGGCAATGGATATGAATCCCAGAGTACTCGACGCCCACCCAATGCCCAGTGACTGTAACATCCTTGGGGCGGCTAAAGGTAACGCTCCGCCGAATGAGCTTCGGAAGAATGTGTTGCCGGCGAATACACTTGCCACATATCGTGGGTAAGACTCTCCTAGATAGTTAAGGATAGATTGGAAGGTCAGGTAGAATCCCGGTGCGAAGAAGGCTGTACCGACGATAGGAACGATCCAGTGTACGCTTTTATCATTGATTAGTGTCTGGTTTGAGAGGCGCTGCTATGATGGACTTACCTTTCACGGGATGTCCACGCAAACATGAAGAGACAAACTGGGATACAGATGGCCCCAACCTGTCCGGGGACAAGGCGGGCTTCGGGCTCAACAATGGCTTCTGGCTTCGCAACTCGTGGCTGGTAAGAGAAATATAACCACAGCACGTATGTAATGACAGACACGACTGCGCCGACAAGGATACCGAAGAATGCAACTTAAGGGAGTGTTAGTCTAAGGCTGGAGGAGGCTGGAGGAATACTTACGGCCTTGTTGGATTGCAGTGAAGTGGTAGATTCCGTCAAAAACTAAAGGGGTTGTAAGTAGATGCAGAGAGGTTCTTTGCATTGTGGCATACCGAATGGGAAAAATTCAAACCACAAGTAGAGTACCCCGTATATCAACATAGTGTGCATATTAACAAACAGGATGACCGGGTCCATGCAAGATAGCTTGAAATCATCCATCGTTTGCTTCACTATGCGTATCGCAAGGTTAGACTGCGGGGTGTCGATGTCCGCTTGGCTTTGGTAAGCCGGATTCCCTGTCTGGTCACGGAGCCGTTGTGCTCGACGAAGAAGGATATTCGAATACAACGTCTCAGGtaacaagaagaaaataaacacgGTAGTGAAAGCTGTGACTCCGGAAAGAAGCCATAGAGTTGCAGTCCATGTCTTCCAACGCTCTCTAACCACAGATTATCAGTATGGGGTTGCCATGTAAGGAGAGTTGAACACGCACATTACCAGTGTCCCGAGGATCTATCATGCCGCAGTAAGTAAAAGCACAGAAAGCAAACTGGGTGATTTCCATACCGGTCCTAAAATCGGCCCACAAACTCCGCTGACTGCGTACAATGCAATGGCATACGGAATCTCGGTGGGTCCATATACCTCCATCAGCGTAGCACCGCCTACACTAATCGGCGCACTCCCAATGAAGCCCCCAAAGAATCTCAATATAAGGATAGTATGCAGGTTCTTCGCTAGCGCAGTGCCTATGTTGAACAAACAAAATGCAAGAGAACCGAGGACATAGACTGGTGTACGTCCGATAGAGGGCAGGTTTGATAATGGTGAAAGCTTAGGTAGATCCATTGTTAGTCTATATTTGACACCAAACAAGTAAATACACGTACAATGAGTGGCCCAATGCCATATGCAATAACAAAAAGCGAGAGTCCCAGCGTACCCTCCGCAGTGGTAGCGCCAAAGACCTCTTCAATCCTCGGAATGCTTGGTGTGAAGATTGCCGACGCCGCATAGAAGCTGAAGTTTAGCAGCATAACATCCACCATCACGACTGTCTTGGCTAACGTGGGCCAATTTCTGGGCATATCCGGATCGTTGGGCCCGCTGAAATCGACCAATACGTGGCGAGGGGCTTCAGGGCAAGAGGAGCTTGAACTGGTAGCTTCTTCATGCTTTGGAATATTAAGATCACGATGTGGAAATATCTGGCCATTCGAGGCAAAATTCAGTAACCGGCCGAACGAGCTTTCACGAAGTAAGATGTCCATCGTTAAGATGTCGGGGATTCACAGTTCACTCTCTGTGTTGCAAATGATAGAAAAAGCAGCGAATGAATGAGCACTTATGCTATCACTAGGATCAGGAGATATATTGTtcatttattgatttatttcGGTGTACTTGTCAAACGTTATATATGCACTGGTTGAGAGGCGATCAATACATTGATCAATGTCTCTGTTCGGAATTCCGAGGAGCATCCGTTTTTCGTCCAATAAGACTCCACCCTTAAGTCCTATCTCCGTACCCGTTCCAGCCATAGTCGGAATTCCGTACATACTGCAGTATTAAGCTTAGAATGCCTGTATGCTTTGATCCAACCTCTCCTTGACATACAAATTCTAGAAGTATGCCGAGGTATGAAATCAACTAATCTAAAAATCATcaaagctgaagatgaaCTATAACTGCAGCCACCCTACCCCTTTAGAAGCCTTCACGGCTaaagctatatttattattgtCTACCCCGAAGCATGACGCCCACGACCTGTGAACCGCAGAAGGCAAATATGAGTCTTGGTAATAGTAACAGCaatcaaaagagaaaaaagggaaataaTCTCTCGAGAAATGACACAGGAACACAACATTCTATCACCCGCCTAGGATGTCCGAGACATAATCAAACAAGTTAATCGTTGTCGATGCCGAGATTGCCTTGACGGCCGCTGTAAAGTAGGGAATTTCTTCCCCATTGTACACGCTTCGATTGCCGTGGATACCGATCGTGACCTTTCCATAGTTGGAATTACTACTCTCCCATAATCCCTTTCGTATGAGAAGTTTTATATCTAAATCACCAAGCACAATCGCCGTGGACGTGCCGTTCCGAAGAGTCAGGTTCGGGATGTCAATATACCCCAGGTTCGAGTCATCTATGGTAAGATTGAAGCTGACGGCACCCTTCGTTGACCAGGTTTTAGCATATATTCAATCGGTGAAAAGAAACGTTTCATCCGTTAAAAGCTTGCTAGTCGGAGTGGAATCACAACTTACCATTTCAACACTAATTGCGGCTGGAGTATTGAAGACAATGGTGGCGTTTACATTGTACCCATCGTTTGTACGAGGATTTATAAGATCAAGCTTGGTAACGTTGAAAGCGTCGTCACGCTTCATGAATTCTAGAATACGACAACTGATTAGTAGGATTATAGCATATGCCGATACATACTGACTAACCCTCAACGTTTAGTCCTAAAGTGAAAGCCATTAGCCGTCTACTGATACGCCGTATGTCAAACGTCGGAGAATAACGTATGTAATAACGTACCTGGCAAAGTCACCGTTTTATGAATGTCCAGATGGGCAGTGGGCAGTGCTTGCACCTTGAGGGTTGGCTTTCCAGTGATCAGAACTGATATTTCTTCGCTCCTGACTGCATCCTCAGCCAGCTTTGAGAAACAGCTGACGCAAGACAAGTCCAAGTCCTGGTCAATGTCGAGACTAGCATCGTTCCTGAAGTCGATGcgggggaaagggagaacAGCAAAGGGGGCATCAGACCCCGAGTAGTGCATGGAAGCATCAAACTCAGACAGATGCCCACTACCCATCCCAACATGAAACTGTTGCGATTGCCGCACATGGAACGAATTTGGCGTCGGATTTGTGATAGACAAGCCGTCGAAGTCGAACGTGTACTTATTGATGCGATCATTGGCAAAGCGAGGAACTCCAACGTAAACACTTTTTGACCGATTAACTGGGATCTCAGAACGTACTCAGGAGTGAAGCTCACATTGGAAGGACAGTGACCAAGACAGCACAGGCTAGACCGATCAGATATAGCCACCACCATTTTTT
The sequence above is a segment of the Aspergillus flavus chromosome 4, complete sequence genome. Coding sequences within it:
- a CDS encoding uncharacterized protein (of unknown function-domain containing protein); its protein translation is MSKGNAEHSSFKLEENENESAFAPKPTFFQRWKVHIKKWWWLYLIGLACAVLVTVLPIVYVGVPRFANDRINKYTFDFDGLSITNPTPNSFHVRQSQQFHVGMGSGHLSEFDASMHYSGSDAPFAVLPFPRIDFRNDASLDIDQDLDLSCVSCFSKLAEDAVRSEEISVLITGKPTLKVQALPTAHLDIHKTVTLPGLNVEEFMKRDDAFNVTKLDLINPRTNDGYNVNATIVFNTPAAISVEMGAVSFNLTIDDSNLGYIDIPNLTLRNGTSTAIVLGDLDIKLLIRKGLWESSNSNYGKVTIGIHGNRSVYNGEEIPYFTAAVKAISASTTINLFDYVSDILGG
- a CDS encoding synaptic vesicle transporter, which gives rise to MDILLRESSFGRLLNFASNGQIFPHRDLNIPKHEEATSSSSSCPEAPRHVLVDFSGPNDPDMPRNWPTLAKTVVMVDVMLLNFSFYAASAIFTPSIPRIEEVFGATTAEGTLGLSLFVIAYGIGPLILSPLSNLPSIGRTPVYVLGSLAFCLFNIGTALAKNLHTILILRFFGGFIGSAPISVGGATLMEVYGPTEIPYAIALYAVSGVCGPILGPILGTLVIERWKTWTATLWLLSGVTAFTTVFIFFLLPETLYSNILLRRAQRLRDQTGNPAYQSQADIDTPQSNLAIRIVKQTMDDFKLSCMDPVILFVNMHTMLIYGVLYLWFEFFPFVFDGIYHFTAIQQGLAFFGILVGAVVSVITYVLWLYFSYQPRVAKPEAIVEPEARLVPGQVGAICIPVCLFMFAWTSRESVHWIVPIVGTAFFAPGFYLTFQSILNYLGESYPRYVASVFAGNTFFRSSFGGALPLAAPRMLQSLGIGWASSTLGFISIAMVPLPFILERYGKRLRSWSKYAN